In Ctenopharyngodon idella isolate HZGC_01 chromosome 1, HZGC01, whole genome shotgun sequence, a single genomic region encodes these proteins:
- the pmm2 gene encoding phosphomannomutase 2, whose translation MASTTVDPTTLCLFDVDGTLTAARQKATPDMHQFLAELRKRVRVGVVGGSDLDKIKEQLGDDVIDRVDYVFAENGLVAYRFGQLHSVQSIQAYLGEDILQEFINFCLNYLSKVKLPKKRGTFIEFRNGMLNVSPIGRSCSQQERIEFFELDKKEKIREKFVSVLKEEFAGKGLAFSIGGQISFDVFPEGWDKRYCLGIVEKDSYQSIHFFGDKTMPGGNDYEIFADPRTIGHEVKSPEDTQRICKELFFS comes from the exons ATGGCCAGTACAACCGTGGACCCGACAACACTGTGTCTGTTTGATGTAGACGGGACTTTAACAGCAGCTCGCCAG AAAGCTACTCCTGACATGCATCAGTTCTTGGCTGAACTGAGAAAGCGTGTAAGAGTCGGGGTGGTTGGAGGATCAGATTTGGACAAAATCAAAGAGCAGTTGGGTGATGATG TGATTGATAGAGTGGATTATGTGTTTGCTGAGAATGGTTTGGTAGCATACAGGTTTGGGCAGCTACACTCTGTGCAG agtATTCAAGCATACCTGGGAGAAGACATTTTACAGGAGTTCATCAATTTCTGCCTCAATTACCTTTCAAAGGTAAAACTACCCAAGAAGAG AGGCACATTTATTGAATTCCGCAATGGAATGCTGAACGTCTCCCCAATTGGTCGTAGCTGTAGCCAACAGGAAAGAATCGAATTCTTCGAACTTGATAAG AAGGAGAAAATCAGAGAAAAGTTTGTCTCTGTTTTAAAAGAAGAGTTTGCTGGGAAAGGACTAGCTTTCTCCATTG GTGGGCAGATCAGCTTTGATGTGTTTCCAGAGGGCTGGGATAAGCGCTACTGTCTGGGAATTGTGGAGAAAGACTCATACCAAAGCATCCATTTCTTTGGAGACAAAACAATGCCT GGAGGAAACGATTATGAAATCTTTGCAGACCCCAGGACAATCGGTCATGAGGTCAAGTCCCCCGAGGACACACAACGGATCTGCAAGGAGCTCTTCTTCAGCTGA